The Setaria viridis chromosome 9, Setaria_viridis_v4.0, whole genome shotgun sequence sequence tctttttttttgctgaaaTTGTTGCTCATGCGCTCTGTGAACTTCGATCGCCAGCGCCCAGGGAGATACACAAGCGATGGACGGCGGCGACAGCAGCCCGGTGATGACGGACAGCGAGAGGCGGGCGTACCGGTACGGGCacccggcggcgcccaggctgCGGGGCATGCGCAAGTCGTGGTCCAACGACTCGCTCGCCGGCTACGGCGCCTACGGCGGGGGCGGCAGGGCCTCCTGCGTGTGCGCGCCCACCACGCACCCGGGCTCCTTCCGCTGcaagcaccaccgccacgccGCCTCCAACCTcggcgctgccaccgccgcgccaCAGGCCGTCGCCAAGCACGACGAGGAACAGGAAACGGCGCCCGACGCCGATGAGGCGGACAAGTCCTCGTGAGGCTCCTGCGGCctgcgctgctgctgcggcggcggctgcggcgttTGCAGGTTTGGGGGCGTCGTACTATCGCACGGCGCTCCCCCTGCGCGCCGACGTCTTCTTTTCGTGTCATTTCGAGACTTTggtgtgaatttttttttctttgctgcaATAATGAAGTGCTGCACTGCTGCTGTGCTCGGCACGGCAAATGACGTGTGAATAGAAATTTTCCTGTGTCTTTTGATCTTTTGAAAAGAGACGTAGCGCTTCTTTTACTCTGAGCTTTTGCCTGCATGGTATCTGATCGGCGTTTGTTAAAAAGGTTCCGAAGGAGATGTATATGTACTCCTACACAGTACATTTGTTAAAAGTTAATGGACCATAGCACGTACTCGTGTAATTTTCCT is a genomic window containing:
- the LOC117838767 gene encoding uncharacterized protein, encoding MDGGDSSPVMTDSERRAYRYGHPAAPRLRGMRKSWSNDSLAGYGAYGGGGRASCVCAPTTHPGSFRCKHHRHAASNLGAATAAPQAVAKHDEEQETAPDADEADKSS